Proteins encoded within one genomic window of Paenarthrobacter sp. JL.01a:
- a CDS encoding GntR family transcriptional regulator, which yields MIQTTPTAQSQPEVAYQWMKSYISAIPRDEETFLNEAVLARSTGTSRTPVREALLRLEAEGFVKRIPHKGAYVPPISDPDVRAILQARSVVEKWAVLALESMPESQLDAFQRIIDQQREAKDDPARFIELDTEFHTLMVRAGANPILADFYASLRQRQLRIGVRAVTQETDRAGDVLREHQLIVDALRSRSIEAAHQAIDAHLDSTRWAVIGY from the coding sequence ATGATCCAGACGACTCCCACTGCACAGTCGCAGCCCGAGGTGGCCTACCAGTGGATGAAAAGCTACATCTCCGCGATCCCGCGGGATGAGGAAACCTTCCTCAATGAGGCAGTCCTCGCCAGGTCCACCGGAACCTCAAGAACGCCCGTTCGCGAAGCGCTGCTGCGGCTCGAGGCTGAAGGTTTCGTCAAGCGCATTCCGCACAAGGGCGCCTACGTTCCGCCCATCTCGGATCCCGACGTGCGGGCCATCCTGCAAGCGCGATCAGTGGTGGAGAAGTGGGCAGTCCTGGCCTTGGAGTCCATGCCGGAAAGCCAGCTCGACGCTTTCCAACGCATCATCGACCAGCAGCGGGAAGCCAAAGACGATCCCGCCCGGTTCATCGAACTGGATACAGAGTTCCACACGCTCATGGTCCGTGCCGGGGCGAACCCGATCCTCGCCGACTTCTACGCCTCGTTGCGGCAGCGCCAACTCCGGATCGGCGTACGGGCGGTAACACAGGAGACTGACCGCGCCGGTGATGTGCTCAGGGAGCATCAGTTGATCGTGGATGCCCTCCGCAGCCGCAGCATAGAGGCCGCGCATCAGGCCATCGATGCCCACCTGGACTCCACGCGATGGGCGGTCATCGGGTACTAG
- a CDS encoding cupin domain-containing protein: protein MAKPEFEFTPVSSVEFAPCNPHIEGLSEAILARDSDNDSVTRILKFEPGTDTSPNGVLTHDFWEEVFIFEGSFVDQRLGKTFKAGDWATRPPGMEHGPWVSENGAKMFEVRYYTDSPADRSN, encoded by the coding sequence ATGGCAAAGCCCGAATTCGAGTTCACCCCCGTTTCCTCGGTGGAGTTCGCGCCCTGCAACCCGCACATCGAGGGCTTGTCCGAGGCGATCCTCGCCCGGGACTCCGACAATGACTCCGTCACCCGGATCCTGAAGTTTGAGCCAGGCACGGACACCTCCCCCAATGGTGTCCTCACGCATGACTTCTGGGAAGAGGTGTTCATCTTCGAGGGATCGTTCGTGGACCAGCGCTTGGGCAAGACCTTCAAGGCCGGCGACTGGGCCACCCGGCCGCCAGGCATGGAGCACGGCCCTTGGGTTTCGGAAAACGGCGCCAAGATGTTCGAAGTCCGCTATTACACGGATTCACCAGCAGACCGGAGCAATTGA
- a CDS encoding cellulose biosynthesis cyclic di-GMP-binding regulatory protein BcsB has protein sequence MTQSPARTLARSRAATVLLACAATLAVSALTAPMAAADTGQGAVIKPSSSVSALAGQVEQTVVVPVTAGLEPTRIKGSIVVSGKPEGTVRATVNGRVILEANAAATVALDQAVSKADVVNQQLTVGLQFIPATQTMCVVSNATATLNNLAVDFSGTAKIPTTVGEFFPASVPSVVLPVPADPGADVSAAVMTASAAMAHRYPDASISVVPEDGLAARAMGLPAGSRVLSVVGDQGGTSTTLATVAGLPQLILRGHDDELRTAARALASDKTALAVTSSVTGLTSALPATPGLTRSLKDLGSTTLKLAGYGTPESYVGVSQSQFGGPVQSVKVQLKGTHTAVPANAQAQLSVFWNDYLLSSKNLDGGDSFSLEAEVPAGQLQANNGLRIRLAALPAGGDCTGPAGVMPMEVTLDTAGSTLTAVRGGSLKAGFARFPQALGQSVPVAFGDGNAQSNTVNAATLIASMQKESAPLLDTRVVGLDALAGSSESGLVVGATGEVANKLSAPLRLAEFRTIAPDDVEYGVGTSAPFGVLEAFEQGGRDLLLLGAWAPDGNPAAAALQASLTSHISGVEGGWASLSRNLLVTQPSGTPVLLESNVVVPQKAVTDDYRPYAWWIGAAVLVLGLAFAVRTVLLRGRAKEAHAYVDAEVKATGPGHGN, from the coding sequence GTGACCCAAAGCCCTGCCAGAACCCTTGCCCGATCCCGCGCCGCCACCGTCCTGCTGGCGTGCGCCGCGACCCTCGCAGTTTCCGCCTTGACCGCCCCGATGGCTGCAGCCGACACCGGGCAAGGAGCCGTGATCAAGCCGTCATCCAGTGTCTCGGCGTTGGCAGGACAGGTGGAGCAAACTGTTGTGGTGCCGGTGACCGCGGGACTGGAACCCACACGGATCAAGGGCAGCATCGTGGTGTCCGGGAAGCCGGAAGGGACGGTCCGCGCAACCGTCAACGGCCGGGTCATCCTGGAAGCCAACGCTGCAGCCACTGTTGCCCTGGACCAGGCAGTCAGCAAGGCAGATGTCGTCAACCAGCAACTGACCGTGGGCCTGCAGTTCATTCCCGCCACGCAGACCATGTGTGTCGTCTCCAATGCGACGGCTACCCTCAACAACCTTGCAGTCGACTTCTCCGGAACCGCGAAGATTCCCACAACGGTGGGTGAGTTCTTCCCGGCGTCCGTGCCCTCCGTCGTGCTTCCCGTCCCGGCGGATCCGGGTGCGGACGTTTCCGCGGCGGTCATGACGGCCTCTGCCGCGATGGCGCACCGCTACCCGGATGCCTCCATCAGCGTGGTCCCGGAGGACGGACTTGCCGCCCGCGCGATGGGTCTTCCAGCAGGAAGCCGGGTGCTGAGCGTGGTGGGCGACCAAGGTGGAACAAGCACCACGTTGGCCACTGTGGCAGGCCTCCCGCAGCTCATCCTCCGCGGCCACGACGACGAACTACGCACCGCCGCACGTGCGCTGGCCAGCGACAAGACGGCGCTCGCGGTGACCTCGTCCGTGACCGGTCTGACATCCGCCTTGCCTGCGACGCCGGGATTGACGCGAAGCCTCAAAGACCTCGGAAGTACCACGCTGAAGCTGGCCGGTTACGGCACCCCGGAGTCCTACGTCGGCGTTAGCCAGTCGCAGTTCGGCGGGCCGGTCCAGTCGGTGAAGGTCCAGCTCAAGGGTACGCACACGGCCGTTCCCGCCAACGCCCAGGCCCAGCTTTCGGTCTTCTGGAACGATTACCTGCTCAGTTCCAAGAACCTCGACGGCGGTGACAGCTTCTCGCTGGAAGCCGAGGTCCCTGCCGGGCAGCTTCAGGCGAACAACGGCCTCCGGATCCGGCTCGCGGCACTGCCTGCGGGAGGCGATTGCACAGGACCTGCCGGTGTGATGCCCATGGAGGTCACCCTGGACACTGCCGGCAGCACGCTGACCGCCGTCCGGGGTGGTTCCCTGAAGGCCGGGTTCGCCCGCTTCCCCCAGGCACTGGGGCAGAGCGTGCCCGTGGCCTTCGGTGACGGGAACGCCCAGTCAAACACGGTCAACGCGGCCACGCTGATCGCATCGATGCAGAAGGAGAGCGCCCCACTTCTGGATACCCGGGTGGTGGGTCTGGATGCCCTTGCCGGCTCCAGTGAGTCCGGGCTGGTGGTGGGTGCTACGGGTGAAGTGGCCAACAAGCTCTCCGCACCCCTGCGGCTGGCTGAGTTCCGCACCATCGCACCGGACGACGTCGAATACGGCGTGGGCACCTCAGCCCCGTTCGGCGTGTTGGAAGCGTTCGAACAGGGCGGCCGCGACCTGTTGCTCCTCGGTGCCTGGGCTCCGGATGGAAACCCGGCGGCAGCCGCTTTGCAGGCCTCGCTGACCTCGCACATCAGCGGCGTTGAAGGTGGCTGGGCGTCGTTGTCGCGCAACCTGCTGGTCACCCAGCCCTCGGGGACACCGGTCCTGCTGGAAAGCAACGTGGTGGTTCCACAAAAGGCGGTGACGGACGACTACCGCCCCTACGCCTGGTGGATCGGTGCCGCCGTGCTGGTTCTGGGCCTCGCGTTTGCCGTGCGGACCGTTCTCCTGCGGGGTCGTGCCAAGGAAGCGCACGCCTACGTGGACGCCGAGGTGAAAGCAACCGGGCCGGGCCATGGCAACTGA
- a CDS encoding 4-hydroxyphenylacetate 3-hydroxylase family protein has translation MRTGKEYLKSLNDGRTVILDGEVVGNVLEHPAFAKVAHTMSELFDIAADPANGMQFHSEEINGPANRTFAAPRTQEELVLRRQAIETWAKHTHGWVGRSPDHVGTFFAAFGSHPDVFANEERDFAGNVERYYKKVLAENLYLSYAIIPPQVSRATTASGWEGEYLQVGVVRETEEGIVVRGSQMLATGAAIADEVFVTCIKPLGPDDVDFAVSFAIPVATDGLKLYCRRPFAPAATSDFDYPLTSHYDEPDALVVFDDVLIPWDRVFINRNIDTLRRQFFDTGAHALGNWQAQIRFSTKLKFIASVARKVTQVNGTDKIPGVQEKLGELAAIVQSVESAVLAAEYTATTDDAGMRVPGKAALYGAMGLQSETYPRVISILRDLVGGGVLQLPSSIADMTSSVTRPDMERYVQSPGVASEERVKLFKLAWDIIGSEFAGRHQQYEMFYAGAPFVVRGAYTYRNYGYDALVAELDKFLGSYSINSESEGI, from the coding sequence ATGAGGACCGGAAAAGAGTATTTGAAGTCCCTGAACGACGGCCGGACGGTGATCCTCGACGGCGAGGTGGTCGGCAACGTGCTGGAACACCCGGCCTTCGCCAAGGTTGCCCACACCATGTCCGAACTGTTCGACATCGCAGCCGATCCCGCCAACGGCATGCAGTTCCACTCCGAGGAGATCAACGGACCGGCCAACCGCACGTTCGCCGCTCCCCGAACTCAGGAGGAACTGGTCCTGCGCCGCCAGGCCATCGAAACCTGGGCCAAGCACACGCACGGCTGGGTAGGCCGGAGCCCTGACCACGTCGGTACGTTCTTCGCTGCATTCGGCTCGCACCCGGACGTCTTCGCCAACGAGGAACGCGACTTCGCCGGCAACGTGGAGCGCTACTACAAGAAGGTCCTGGCCGAGAACCTGTACCTGTCCTATGCGATCATTCCCCCGCAGGTCTCCCGCGCAACCACAGCGTCAGGGTGGGAAGGCGAATACCTGCAGGTCGGCGTCGTGCGTGAAACCGAGGAGGGCATTGTTGTCCGCGGTTCGCAGATGCTGGCCACCGGCGCGGCTATTGCGGACGAAGTCTTTGTCACCTGCATCAAGCCGCTGGGGCCGGACGACGTCGATTTCGCCGTCAGCTTCGCCATTCCGGTGGCGACGGACGGCCTGAAGCTCTACTGCCGCCGCCCATTCGCACCGGCGGCCACCAGCGACTTCGACTACCCGCTCACCAGCCACTACGACGAGCCCGACGCCCTGGTGGTCTTCGATGACGTCCTCATCCCGTGGGACCGGGTGTTCATCAACCGGAACATCGACACCCTCCGCCGGCAGTTCTTCGACACCGGCGCCCACGCCCTCGGCAACTGGCAAGCCCAGATCCGGTTCTCCACCAAGCTGAAGTTCATCGCTTCGGTGGCCCGCAAGGTCACGCAGGTCAACGGTACGGACAAGATTCCGGGCGTCCAGGAGAAGCTCGGCGAGCTGGCCGCGATTGTGCAGTCGGTCGAGTCGGCGGTCCTCGCCGCCGAATACACCGCAACGACGGACGACGCCGGCATGCGGGTTCCGGGGAAAGCTGCACTTTACGGGGCCATGGGTCTGCAGTCGGAGACGTACCCCCGCGTGATCTCGATCCTCCGCGACCTGGTGGGCGGCGGCGTACTGCAGCTGCCCTCAAGCATCGCGGACATGACCAGCAGCGTGACCCGCCCGGACATGGAACGCTACGTCCAGTCCCCCGGTGTTGCCAGTGAAGAGCGGGTCAAGCTGTTCAAGCTCGCTTGGGACATCATCGGCTCCGAATTCGCCGGCCGGCACCAGCAGTACGAGATGTTCTACGCCGGAGCGCCGTTCGTGGTCCGTGGCGCCTACACCTACCGCAACTACGGCTATGACGCACTGGTGGCCGAACTGGACAAGTTCCTGGGTTCGTACAGCATCAACTCAGAATCGGAAGGAATCTAA
- a CDS encoding flavin reductase family protein has product MSLAPLFTVPDAMGMRRAMGRFLTGVAVVTTKHEDELYGMTISSLTSISLEPPILMISLNFGTRTGDALLESGKFAVSILGSKQESIARRFAVRGGDRFGEGDFDVTESGLPVIKGALAQADCTVVQTYDVGDHQVFFGQVTTCRDRDGEVLAFKAGRFGSFSDFGHAEIPWMF; this is encoded by the coding sequence ATGAGCCTCGCACCGCTTTTCACTGTTCCCGATGCCATGGGAATGCGCCGCGCCATGGGCCGCTTCCTCACCGGCGTTGCCGTCGTGACCACCAAGCACGAGGACGAGCTCTACGGCATGACCATCAGCTCGCTCACCTCCATCAGCCTGGAGCCGCCCATCCTGATGATTTCGCTGAACTTCGGCACCCGCACCGGTGACGCCTTGCTGGAAAGCGGCAAGTTCGCCGTCTCCATCCTCGGCTCCAAGCAGGAGTCCATCGCGCGCCGGTTCGCGGTGCGCGGCGGAGACCGTTTCGGCGAAGGAGACTTCGACGTCACGGAAAGCGGCTTGCCGGTGATCAAGGGCGCCCTCGCCCAGGCGGACTGCACCGTGGTGCAGACGTACGACGTCGGAGATCACCAGGTCTTCTTCGGACAGGTCACCACGTGCCGGGACCGGGACGGCGAGGTGCTCGCCTTCAAGGCCGGCCGCTTTGGCTCCTTCAGTGACTTCGGCCACGCCGAGATCCCCTGGATGTTCTAG
- a CDS encoding DUF503 domain-containing protein, whose protein sequence is MWIGWIEFDVLLGDVHGLKEKRSLVRPLVAELKRRFEVSAAETGLQDQHRRAMIGVALVAPDHAHLQQMLDAVERFVAARPEFELLSARQRELHSED, encoded by the coding sequence ATGTGGATCGGGTGGATCGAATTCGACGTCCTGCTGGGCGACGTTCACGGCCTCAAGGAGAAGCGCTCACTGGTGCGCCCGTTGGTGGCCGAACTCAAGCGGCGGTTCGAGGTCTCTGCGGCAGAGACCGGCCTGCAGGACCAGCACCGCCGGGCCATGATCGGCGTCGCGCTGGTGGCTCCCGATCACGCCCACCTTCAGCAAATGCTCGACGCCGTTGAACGGTTCGTGGCTGCCCGGCCTGAGTTTGAGCTGCTCAGCGCGCGTCAGCGGGAGCTGCACAGCGAGGACTAG
- a CDS encoding MFS transporter — protein sequence MTDLKKAELRQQKHSSLPVVAASSLAGTAVEWYDFFLYGTAAALVFNKLYFPTDDPLVGTMLALGTFAAGFLARPLGAIVLGHLGDKHGRRATLVASLMLMGIATALIAFIPAYAAIGLAAPLLLLLLRLVQGFALGGEWGGAVLLVSEHSNDSSRRAFWSSWPNMGPPLGNLMAAGVLAVLAATMPESEFLAWGWRIAFGLSALLVIIGLVLRLYVQETPLFKEAQRKREAEAATERKMPLAILFRRNWREILIATGSRMGENAGFYIYSLFIITYVTQIMGQPRQTGLTAVMIGQAVAVVAIPILALYADKVGRKPIMIGASIATVVWAFAFFALLNTGQVWGIIAAAVGGLLIFAAYSSVIGAFFSELFPTDVRYSGTSVAYNLASLIAGSLSPIIALALYSAFGTGYAIGIYLAAMGVISMVSVMFAKETKGLRLSDLDEQSASGQPVNSK from the coding sequence ATGACCGATTTGAAGAAGGCAGAACTGAGGCAGCAGAAACACTCAAGCCTGCCCGTAGTGGCAGCTTCGAGCCTGGCCGGGACGGCCGTCGAATGGTACGACTTCTTTCTCTATGGCACTGCCGCAGCGTTGGTTTTCAACAAGCTCTACTTCCCGACGGATGATCCCCTGGTAGGCACCATGCTCGCCTTGGGCACATTTGCAGCGGGCTTCCTGGCCCGCCCGCTCGGTGCAATCGTGCTGGGCCACTTGGGCGACAAGCACGGTCGCCGCGCAACGCTCGTGGCAAGCCTCATGCTCATGGGCATCGCCACTGCCCTCATCGCCTTCATTCCGGCCTACGCGGCGATCGGCCTGGCAGCGCCGTTGCTGCTCCTGCTGCTTCGCCTGGTCCAGGGTTTCGCACTCGGCGGTGAATGGGGCGGCGCGGTGCTCCTTGTCTCCGAGCACAGCAACGACAGCTCGCGCCGGGCATTCTGGTCCTCATGGCCCAACATGGGTCCGCCACTTGGCAACCTCATGGCCGCCGGTGTGCTCGCCGTCCTGGCCGCCACCATGCCTGAAAGCGAATTCCTGGCCTGGGGCTGGCGCATAGCCTTCGGACTGTCCGCACTCCTGGTCATCATCGGACTGGTACTTCGTCTTTATGTCCAGGAGACCCCGCTGTTCAAGGAAGCACAGCGCAAGCGCGAAGCCGAGGCAGCGACAGAACGCAAGATGCCCCTGGCCATCCTGTTCCGCCGCAACTGGCGCGAAATCCTCATCGCTACCGGCAGCCGCATGGGCGAGAACGCTGGCTTCTACATCTACTCGCTGTTCATCATCACCTACGTCACCCAGATCATGGGCCAGCCGCGGCAAACGGGTCTGACCGCCGTCATGATCGGCCAGGCCGTCGCCGTCGTCGCCATTCCCATCCTGGCCCTCTACGCCGACAAGGTCGGCCGGAAGCCGATCATGATCGGCGCCTCGATCGCCACAGTGGTGTGGGCCTTCGCGTTCTTCGCATTGCTCAACACCGGCCAGGTGTGGGGCATCATCGCCGCAGCGGTCGGTGGCTTGCTGATCTTCGCCGCCTACAGCTCAGTGATCGGCGCCTTCTTCTCCGAACTGTTCCCAACAGATGTCCGGTACAGCGGCACCTCCGTTGCCTACAACCTGGCGTCGCTGATCGCCGGCTCCCTGTCTCCCATCATCGCTTTGGCCCTCTACAGCGCCTTCGGCACCGGCTACGCCATTGGTATCTACCTGGCCGCGATGGGCGTGATCTCCATGGTCTCGGTGATGTTCGCGAAGGAAACCAAGGGCCTCCGGCTCAGCGACCTGGACGAACAGTCTGCCAGCGGACAGCCCGTCAACAGCAAGTAA
- a CDS encoding GNAT family N-acetyltransferase: MFEPCLLRDDVIMRLLRPGDAAALASAYVRNRDHLASWEPVRSEDYFTEEWQAADIAKRLAAHEAGEQFPLALLAGDAIVGRFNLAGIVRGPFQSGGLGYWVDKDYAGGGLASAAVRVIVEKARSELGLHRLEAGTLLHNVGSQRVLVKAGFRKIGMAPNYLNIAGAWQDHNLYQIILHD; the protein is encoded by the coding sequence ATGTTCGAACCCTGCCTGCTACGCGACGATGTCATCATGCGGCTTCTGCGTCCTGGTGACGCCGCCGCGCTCGCGTCTGCGTACGTGCGCAACCGGGACCATCTGGCTTCCTGGGAGCCCGTGCGTTCCGAGGACTACTTCACTGAGGAATGGCAGGCGGCCGACATTGCCAAGCGTTTGGCCGCCCACGAGGCAGGGGAGCAGTTCCCTTTGGCGTTGCTGGCCGGTGATGCGATCGTGGGCAGGTTCAACCTGGCAGGGATTGTTCGTGGTCCGTTCCAGAGCGGGGGACTGGGCTATTGGGTTGATAAGGACTACGCCGGCGGCGGCTTGGCGAGTGCCGCGGTCAGGGTGATCGTGGAGAAGGCGCGGAGCGAGCTGGGGCTCCATCGGCTCGAGGCCGGGACCCTGCTGCACAACGTTGGCTCCCAACGGGTGCTGGTGAAAGCCGGCTTCCGGAAGATCGGCATGGCACCGAACTACCTGAACATCGCCGGGGCCTGGCAGGACCACAACCTGTACCAGATCATCCTGCACGACTAA
- a CDS encoding DUF2848 domain-containing protein: METIRQVPLTFRVVDTDTTITLTDFHAVVAGYTGRDPKAVQHHIDELAAIGVAPPPEVPMFYRMDADLFETSGEHATSENLTSGEIEPLYIRHDGKFYLGIGSDHTDRDIEAEDIGDSKRACPKPVAGEVIAVENLENLDLDQCTARSWVDGELYQEGPLSGLRKPADVVERLLTRTDIGDADFMCLGGTLPLLNGKFVDGTSWKLELSFPNGTTIEHNYKIKKGSL, translated from the coding sequence ATGGAAACAATACGGCAAGTCCCACTGACCTTCAGGGTGGTGGACACGGACACAACAATCACGCTCACGGACTTCCACGCAGTGGTGGCAGGCTACACGGGCCGAGATCCCAAGGCCGTGCAGCACCACATCGATGAACTCGCGGCCATCGGCGTTGCCCCTCCGCCGGAAGTACCCATGTTCTACCGGATGGACGCTGACCTCTTCGAGACCTCCGGCGAGCACGCCACCTCGGAGAACCTGACTTCCGGTGAGATCGAACCCCTGTACATCCGCCACGACGGCAAGTTCTACCTGGGCATCGGCTCGGACCACACGGACCGTGACATCGAGGCCGAGGACATCGGCGATTCCAAGCGTGCTTGCCCCAAGCCCGTCGCCGGTGAGGTGATCGCCGTCGAAAATCTCGAGAACCTGGACCTGGACCAATGCACTGCACGCTCCTGGGTGGACGGCGAGCTGTACCAGGAGGGTCCGCTGAGCGGCCTGCGCAAGCCGGCCGACGTCGTCGAACGCCTTCTGACGCGCACGGACATCGGCGACGCCGACTTCATGTGCCTCGGCGGCACCCTTCCCCTGCTGAACGGAAAGTTCGTCGACGGAACTTCCTGGAAGTTGGAGCTCTCGTTCCCGAATGGGACCACCATTGAACATAACTACAAAATCAAGAAAGGCTCACTCTGA
- a CDS encoding putative quinol monooxygenase, translated as MIFIVVKFNVKPDWSDRWLDLVGDFTESTRAEPGNLWFDWSRSVEKPNEFVLVEAFQDDAAEAHVNSAHFKKAMADMPQALAETPQIISRQIEGSGWDRMGELTIEA; from the coding sequence GTGATCTTTATTGTGGTCAAGTTCAACGTCAAGCCCGACTGGTCCGACCGCTGGCTGGACCTGGTTGGTGACTTCACAGAGTCCACCCGCGCTGAGCCGGGGAATTTGTGGTTCGACTGGTCCCGCAGTGTGGAGAAACCCAACGAGTTTGTCCTGGTGGAAGCCTTCCAGGATGACGCCGCCGAGGCCCACGTCAACAGCGCGCACTTCAAGAAGGCCATGGCCGACATGCCCCAGGCCCTCGCCGAGACGCCCCAGATCATCAGCCGCCAGATCGAAGGCAGCGGCTGGGACCGTATGGGCGAGCTGACCATCGAGGCGTAA
- a CDS encoding carbon-nitrogen family hydrolase, producing the protein MKIALVQVASPDTESREDRIDRVEALLRNITGAELIVLPELWSAGYFHFDEYADLAETLSGPTLSMCSRVAKDVGVHLHVGSIIEAGENGQLSNTSILLGPDGSVVHTYRKIHVFGYKSKEAELLTAGTSLPVVSLPFGATAGITCYDLRFPGLWMELSTRGAEIVIVPAAWPAARREHWRLLTTARALEHQIFVVACNAAGTQEGVELGGHSRVVDPAGNVLAEADAGGSVLLVEIDPTQVSTVRREFPVINDRLASYQTLTV; encoded by the coding sequence ATGAAAATCGCACTCGTCCAGGTGGCAAGCCCGGACACCGAAAGCCGTGAGGACCGGATTGACAGGGTCGAAGCCCTTCTACGGAACATCACGGGCGCTGAGTTGATCGTGCTCCCCGAACTGTGGAGCGCAGGCTACTTCCACTTCGATGAATACGCGGACCTGGCAGAAACCCTTTCCGGCCCCACCCTTTCCATGTGCTCACGGGTGGCCAAGGACGTGGGTGTGCACCTTCATGTGGGCAGCATCATCGAGGCCGGAGAGAACGGGCAGCTCAGCAACACCTCCATCCTGCTGGGACCAGATGGCAGCGTGGTCCACACCTACCGCAAGATCCACGTCTTTGGTTACAAGTCCAAGGAAGCCGAGCTGCTCACGGCAGGAACCTCGCTGCCGGTAGTCTCCTTGCCGTTCGGGGCCACGGCCGGAATCACCTGCTACGACCTCCGCTTCCCGGGACTGTGGATGGAGCTCAGCACCCGCGGCGCGGAAATTGTAATTGTCCCGGCTGCCTGGCCCGCAGCGCGGCGCGAACATTGGCGGCTGCTCACCACAGCGAGGGCCTTGGAACACCAGATCTTCGTGGTCGCCTGCAATGCGGCGGGTACCCAGGAAGGCGTGGAGCTGGGAGGACACAGCCGCGTCGTCGACCCGGCCGGGAACGTTCTCGCGGAGGCTGACGCAGGCGGGTCCGTGCTCCTGGTGGAGATCGACCCGACCCAAGTCAGCACCGTCCGCAGGGAATTCCCCGTGATCAACGATCGCCTCGCCAGCTACCAAACCCTGACCGTTTAG